In Mesoplodon densirostris isolate mMesDen1 chromosome 15, mMesDen1 primary haplotype, whole genome shotgun sequence, the DNA window aaaaaaaagggaaaaagaagtaaaagtatgCTTTGGTCAAATCAGTTAAGAGGTGCAGGCGATTATGTCCCCTTGGGGATTGACAACATCTGTCACATAGTAAAGGATCTACAATGTGCTGCAGGAAAAGGTCAGATTCCATCTAGTGATTTATACGCCGTCCATCCCTCCCATTCTTGGGACAGCTGTCAGTATCCTGAGTTTTTCTGGGAAATGCCGCCTTCACCCTGAGAAGTCACCCTCTGTGCAGCTGTGGCCTGTAGCAGGCCACTGTAGCGTATACTATAGGCCTTgttagaataaaattttttttatcgtGCCAAAATATTCGTAACACAAaagttaccattttaatcatttttaagtgcacggttcagtggtattaagtacattcacccTGTTATGCAACAATACCCACCgtacatctccagaacttttcgtCTTCCCAGATTGAAACTCTGAACCCCTTATACACCAACTtcccattcctccctctcccccagcccctggaaaccgcTGTGCCACTCCCTGCCTCTATAAGCCTCACTACTCGAGGTGTCTCACAGAAGGGGACTCCTACAGTGCTTGTCTTTTtgcgtctggcttatttcaccgaGCATAGTgccctcagggttcatccatgccatagcatgtgtcagaatttccctccttttaaaggctgcatactattccattgtttgtataaaccacattttgttcacccattcatccatcaacagacatttaggttgtttccaccttctggctcttgtgaataatgctgctttgtaCAAACGTGGCTCTTTGACCCCTGTCGGATGTCACCCGTGGGAGACTTCTGCTCCATCCAGGCAGGGGGGCGCTGGTGGTGCTACGGTGCTTTCTCCTTTTTAGTGGAGACCAGAGTATTTTTATCGCTTGCCATTGAGAAGCGTTTTTATTTACGGAAGCCATAGAATACTGTCTGTGTATTATCTTGCCCTAGAAGATGACAACCAGGTCCCCCCCACCATGGGGAGGCACAAGGGACCCCCGCTGCTTACGAAAAGAGGAGCCTGCATGAGGAGGGGCAggggtcccctccctccccacccagctgTGACGGCCACACTGACATCTTTAAGAAGAGGGCAGACACTGCCGTTCCATCAGAATGTATTCACTTAGGAGGGGGGATTGTCTTGGTGGAAACCTATTTCCTGCCGTCGAGCTGCAGAAGAGGTAGATATATAAAGTGGAGGTAGCCTTGTAGCCTGGGAGCTCGGCTGAGAAACATCTTTTTAAAGATCATCTCACTGCTGGGGAGGCCGCGTCCTTGGAGATGATTTACGTCTCCTCACggtgtttcatttttctctcctagCTTACGTTCCCGAGGAAGAACTGAAGGCAGCagaaatagatgaagaaaacGTGGAGGAGGATGGGCTGCCTTTGGACGTTCAGGGAAGCGACTTCGTGTGCAGTGAGGACGCGGAGCTCCAGGAGGCCCAGAGCTACCAGAACTCCCCCGTCAGCACCGCGACTAATCAGGACGCGGGCTACGGGTCGCCGTTCAGCGAAAACAGCGACCAGCCAGCCCATTTCAAGAGCGCTTCctccaaggaagagaaagaggagccCCAGGGCCGGGAGGGCGTCTCCTACCCCCAGGACAGCTTGGCCCAGATCAAGGCCGTGTATGCAAACCTGTTCTCGGGGTCCTGCTGGTCCAGCTTGGCTCTGGATCTGAAGAAGTCCGGCTCGACCACCAGCAACAGCGATGCCGGCCAGAAGGAGGGCTCCACCCCGGCCGCCACGCCCCCCACCAGTACCGCGGGCGCCACCGGGACCACGGCGAGCACCCCCAGCTCGGGCTCCAGCTCCggcaccagcaccagcaccagcgCCAGCGGCGGCTCCGGCTATGACTGGCACCAGGCCGCCCTGGCCAAGACGCTGCAGCAGACGTCCTCGTACGGGCTGCTGCCCGAGCCCAGCCTCTTCAGCACCGTGCAGCTCTACCGGCAGAACAACAAGCTGTATGGCTCCGTGTTCACGGGCGCCAGCAAGTTCCGCTGCAAAGACTGCAGCGCCGCGTACGACACGCTGGTGGAGCTGACGGTGCACATGAACGAGACGGGGCACTACCGCGACGACAACAGGGACAAGGACTCCGAGAAGACCAAGAGGTGGTCCAAGCCCAGGAAGCGCTCCCTGATGGAGATGGAAGGGAAGGAGGACGCCCAGAAGGTGCTCAAGTGCATGTACTGCGGCCACTCCTTCGAGTCCCTGCAGGACCTGAGCGTGCACATGATCAAGACAAAGCATTACCAGAAAGTGCCTCTCAAGGAGCCGGTGCCGGCCATCACCAAGCTGGTCCCTTCCACCAAAAAGCGGGCGCTGCAGGACTTGGCGCCCCCCTGCTCCCCCGAACCGGCAGGCATCACGGCCGAAGTGGCGCCGAGCGAGTCAGCCAAGGACCAGAAGTTGGCCAACCCGTATGTGACACCCAACAACCGCTACGGCTACCAGAACGGGGCCAGCTACACCTGGCAGTTCGAGGCCCGCAAGGCCCAGATCCTCAAGTGCATGGAGTGCGGCAGCTCCCACGACACCCTGCAACAGCTCACCGCCCACATGATGGTCACCGGCCACTTCTTGAAAGTGACCACCTCTGCCTCCAAGAAAGGGAAGCAGCTGGTGCTGGACCCCATGGTGGAGGAGAAGATCCAGTCcattcccctgccccccaccacgcACACGCGGCTGCCCGCCGCCCACGTCAAGAAGCAGCCCGACTCTCCCTTGGGGTCCGCGACCTCGGAGGAGAAGAAGGAGCCCGAGAAGGAGAAGGCGCTGCCGGTGGTGGCCGGGGACGCAGACAAGCAGATCAAGGAGGAGGGCGAGGACGCCTCCGACAAGTTCGAGCCCACCACCCTCTACCAGTACCTCCGCGAGGAGGACCTGGACGACAGCCCCAGGGGCGGGGTGGACATCCTGAAGTCCCTGGAGAACACGGTCTCCACAGCCATCAGCAAAGCCCAGAACGGCGCGCCCTCGTGGGGCGGCTACCCCAGCATCCACGCCGCCTACCAGCTGCCGGGCACCGTGAAGCCGCTGCCGGCCGTGCAGAGCGTGCAGATGCAGCCGTCCTATGCCAGCAACGTGAAGTCGCTGTCCTCGGAGCACAGCGCGCTCCTGCACTCCCCGGGGAGCCTCACGCCGCCGCCCCACAAGAGCAACGTGTCGGCCATGGAGGAGCTGGTGGAGAAGGTCATGGGCAAGGTCAGCGTGAAGAAGGAGGAGAGGCCAGCGGAGAAGGAGAAGGGCTCGCCGGCCAAGGCCGCGTCCCCCGCGGCCAAGGAGAATAAAGACTTCCCCAGGGCTGAGGACCTCGGCGGCGGCAGGCCCCAGCAGAAGAAGGGCCCCGAAGCCGATGCGGGGAAGACCAAGAAGGAGGGCGCGGTGGACGCCCACACCCCGAACGGCACGGAGCCCCTCAAGGCCAAAGTCACCAACGGCTGTAACAACCTGGGCATCATCACGGACCACTCGTCCGAGCCCTCCTTCATCAACCCGTTGAGCGCCCTGCAGTCCATCATGAACACCCACCTGGGCAAAGTGTCCAGGCCCGTGAGCCCCTCGCTGGACCCACTGGCCATGCTCTACAAGATCAGCACCAGCATGCTGGACAAGCCGGCCTTCCCTGCCCCGCCCGCCAAGCCGCCCGGCACCCTGGACCGCTACTACTACGAGAACAGCGACCAGCCCATCGACCTGACCAAGTCCAAGAGCAAGcccctggccccgggcgctgccGACGGCGTGTCCTCGCCGCTCCGGGAGAGTGCGCTCATGGACATCTCGGACATGGTGAAGAACCTCACGGGCCGGCTGACCCCCAAGTCCTCCACGCCCTCCACTGTGTCGGAGAAGTCGGACGCCGACGGCAGCAGCTTCGAGGAGGCGGTGGACGAGCTGTCGCCCGTCCACAAGAGGAAAGGGCGACAGTCCAACTGGAATCCGCAGCACCTGCTCATCCTGCAGGCCCAGTTCGCCTCGAGCCTGCGGGAGACCCCGGAGGGTAAGTACATCATGTCGGACCTGGGCCCTCAGGAGCGGGTGCACATCTCCAAGTTCACCGGGCTCTCCATGACCACCATCAGCCACTGGCTGGCCAACGTCAAATACCAGTTGCGGAGGACAGGGGGGACCAAGTTCCTGAAGAACCTGGACACAGGGCATCCTGTTTTCTTTTGCAACGATTGTGCCTCTCAGTTCAGAACTGCTTCCACGTACATCAGTCATCTAGAGACACACTTAGGCTTCAGCTTGAAGGATCTCTCCAAGCTGCCACTAAATCAGATTCAAGAACAGCAGAATGTTTCCAAAGTCCTGGCGAACAAAGCGTTGGGCCCGGTGGCAGCCGCCGAGGACGATCTGGGCTCCACATTCCAGTGCAAGCTCTGCAACCGGACTTTCGCGAGCAAGCACGCAGTCAAACTGCACCTTAGTAAGACCCACGGCAAGTCCCCCGAGGACCACCTGATCTACGTGACGGAGCTGGAGAAACAGTAGCCCTGGGTCCGCACGCAGGCCCGTGGCACATTGCACTAAACGTCGTCATACTGCACTAGGCCTGGCCTGAGCCTCCAAAATCAGCCTGCCCTTTGTTGCTGACTGCCTGTCTGGACCTTGGTTTTTCTTACACATATTTTGTAGTTATATTTATATGCTCTTCGTCCGATTGTgcatgttccttttctttttccgtGAGTCAAAGTCTGACCTTTATTTTCAACATCTGTTCTCGATGTTCAGCTCTCTTTTGTAGGAAATAGTGGGGCACACTACTCAGAGACATTTATTTAGcaggaaagaaagacacaaataaCAACGAGAAAAGACATCCTAAAATTACAAAGTTGCCATGACAATAAAGGTCATAGAACCTCCTAGTGTCAGATTTAACCCTTTGAGGACTGTAATCGCATTTCTGTGCctttcactcaaaaaaaaaaaaaaaagaaaaaagaaaaaaaaaaggcttaaaggCATTTCATTCAGATCAAAAGCTGTGTCAGACACAAaacttatttaataattaaaaaacgaGCTTTTATATGCAGAACTGGTTTGTGAAGGAAGCATGCATGCAGCTGTTGGAAAATAGAAAGTTGTCTAGGACTTGGGGTTAGGAAGCCACAACTTCacatgtttaaaacaaacaaacaaaaaaagcaaaacaaaaactaacagcAGCGACAACAAACACCCCAGTTGCCACTATGCCCAAACCCTCTGGATGCTGAAAAAATGCCACttttggcagaaaaaaaaaaaaagtatgcaagctattatttaaaaatgtgtaaaaatgctatttcttttttctgtaaaatactGCAGTTTATAGTTATTTACAAATGTAAGCTTTGGTACAAGCTGACCTTTCTATAAGCGTGCTGCAttggtaaatgaaaaaaaagtgggGCAAATGTTGGAGTCCTTTCCTTGTAAATTGCCAGCATCAGCTTAAAAACTCCTATATGTTACATATCGTACCATTTTAATCTATTCAACTTTCTTTGTACCTTCTGGCTGTATGctttctcttttaactttttatattgtcattttatattaaatttctgTGTATATAATGTACAACCAcaatttttgaataaaatttagTTCCTGCAGCTTGATTTAAATAGAGAAATTTTACTGGCACCTGCATCTTTCCAGATGCATGTatatcagacaaaaataaataaatgaaaacaaagcgAGCAATGCACTATTAATTATACATTTGATGTTCTATCATTAATATTGTACAGTACCTTTCGGTTCACACAATTAAATCCACTGTtttctcaaatgtaaaataaacccACATGCAGTTCTTGATTTACATAGATTGTCATGTTGTCATTATTTTGCCTTTGAGATGTTATTTCAGCAACGAGAGGTATGGCTCATGCGATCAGCCAACAGAAATTCTAGCTGGAATCATCATTTCATGATTTGTGTGCTGACACGCTCCATTCAGATGATCAATATTGCATTTCTTAAAATGATCATTAAAAAGTTTAACTCCGCTGGGTGCCACCGGATTCCTGAGGATAGCCATTGAGCCATGGCTGGCTTGTACATCGAGGGACTGAGGTGCTTCCTTCGGAGAAGGCTCCCgcactatttttaaatgtttac includes these proteins:
- the TSHZ1 gene encoding teashirt homolog 1 yields the protein MPRRKQQAPRRSAAYVPEEELKAAEIDEENVEEDGLPLDVQGSDFVCSEDAELQEAQSYQNSPVSTATNQDAGYGSPFSENSDQPAHFKSASSKEEKEEPQGREGVSYPQDSLAQIKAVYANLFSGSCWSSLALDLKKSGSTTSNSDAGQKEGSTPAATPPTSTAGATGTTASTPSSGSSSGTSTSTSASGGSGYDWHQAALAKTLQQTSSYGLLPEPSLFSTVQLYRQNNKLYGSVFTGASKFRCKDCSAAYDTLVELTVHMNETGHYRDDNRDKDSEKTKRWSKPRKRSLMEMEGKEDAQKVLKCMYCGHSFESLQDLSVHMIKTKHYQKVPLKEPVPAITKLVPSTKKRALQDLAPPCSPEPAGITAEVAPSESAKDQKLANPYVTPNNRYGYQNGASYTWQFEARKAQILKCMECGSSHDTLQQLTAHMMVTGHFLKVTTSASKKGKQLVLDPMVEEKIQSIPLPPTTHTRLPAAHVKKQPDSPLGSATSEEKKEPEKEKALPVVAGDADKQIKEEGEDASDKFEPTTLYQYLREEDLDDSPRGGVDILKSLENTVSTAISKAQNGAPSWGGYPSIHAAYQLPGTVKPLPAVQSVQMQPSYASNVKSLSSEHSALLHSPGSLTPPPHKSNVSAMEELVEKVMGKVSVKKEERPAEKEKGSPAKAASPAAKENKDFPRAEDLGGGRPQQKKGPEADAGKTKKEGAVDAHTPNGTEPLKAKVTNGCNNLGIITDHSSEPSFINPLSALQSIMNTHLGKVSRPVSPSLDPLAMLYKISTSMLDKPAFPAPPAKPPGTLDRYYYENSDQPIDLTKSKSKPLAPGAADGVSSPLRESALMDISDMVKNLTGRLTPKSSTPSTVSEKSDADGSSFEEAVDELSPVHKRKGRQSNWNPQHLLILQAQFASSLRETPEGKYIMSDLGPQERVHISKFTGLSMTTISHWLANVKYQLRRTGGTKFLKNLDTGHPVFFCNDCASQFRTASTYISHLETHLGFSLKDLSKLPLNQIQEQQNVSKVLANKALGPVAAAEDDLGSTFQCKLCNRTFASKHAVKLHLSKTHGKSPEDHLIYVTELEKQ